A window from Dysidea avara chromosome 2, odDysAvar1.4, whole genome shotgun sequence encodes these proteins:
- the LOC136247141 gene encoding uncharacterized protein isoform X1, which yields MPAVYSSKEQNFLEHQFGNVSIVATLMSAVYSTATPMSAVYSATTLTSAVPNAATMTSVVPNGAPCKKQRRRYGNCNGCRATKCGVCNFCSKPSLKKPCVNRKCTSLV from the exons ATGCCAGCTGTTTACAGTAGTAAAGAACAAAATTTTTTGGAACATCAGTTTGGTAATGTCTCCATAGTAGCCACTCTGATGTCAGCTGTTTACAGTA CAGCCACACCTATGTCAGCTGTTTATAGTG CAACCACTCTGACATCAGCTGTTCCCAATG CAGCCACTATGACGTCAGTTGTTCCCAATG GTGCACCTTGTAAGAAGCAGAGAAGAAGATACGGAAACTGCAATGGGTGTCGAGCTACCAAGTGTGGTGTTTGCAACTTTTGTAGTAAACCTAGTTTGAAAAAACCATGTGTAAACAGAAAATGTACTAGTTTAGTGTAA
- the LOC136247141 gene encoding uncharacterized protein isoform X2, with protein sequence MPAVYSSKEQNFLEHQFGNVSIVATLMSAVYSTTPMSAVYSATTLTSAVPNAATMTSVVPNGAPCKKQRRRYGNCNGCRATKCGVCNFCSKPSLKKPCVNRKCTSLV encoded by the exons ATGCCAGCTGTTTACAGTAGTAAAGAACAAAATTTTTTGGAACATCAGTTTGGTAATGTCTCCATAGTAGCCACTCTGATGTCAGCTGTTTACAGTA CCACACCTATGTCAGCTGTTTATAGTG CAACCACTCTGACATCAGCTGTTCCCAATG CAGCCACTATGACGTCAGTTGTTCCCAATG GTGCACCTTGTAAGAAGCAGAGAAGAAGATACGGAAACTGCAATGGGTGTCGAGCTACCAAGTGTGGTGTTTGCAACTTTTGTAGTAAACCTAGTTTGAAAAAACCATGTGTAAACAGAAAATGTACTAGTTTAGTGTAA
- the LOC136247141 gene encoding uncharacterized protein isoform X3, whose translation MPAVYSSKEQNFLEHQFGNVSIVATLMSAVYSTATPMSAVYSATTLTSAVPNATMTSVVPNGAPCKKQRRRYGNCNGCRATKCGVCNFCSKPSLKKPCVNRKCTSLV comes from the exons ATGCCAGCTGTTTACAGTAGTAAAGAACAAAATTTTTTGGAACATCAGTTTGGTAATGTCTCCATAGTAGCCACTCTGATGTCAGCTGTTTACAGTA CAGCCACACCTATGTCAGCTGTTTATAGTG CAACCACTCTGACATCAGCTGTTCCCAATG CCACTATGACGTCAGTTGTTCCCAATG GTGCACCTTGTAAGAAGCAGAGAAGAAGATACGGAAACTGCAATGGGTGTCGAGCTACCAAGTGTGGTGTTTGCAACTTTTGTAGTAAACCTAGTTTGAAAAAACCATGTGTAAACAGAAAATGTACTAGTTTAGTGTAA
- the LOC136247141 gene encoding uncharacterized protein isoform X4: MPAVYSSKEQNFLEHQFGNVSIVATLMSAVYSTTPMSAVYSATTLTSAVPNATMTSVVPNGAPCKKQRRRYGNCNGCRATKCGVCNFCSKPSLKKPCVNRKCTSLV; encoded by the exons ATGCCAGCTGTTTACAGTAGTAAAGAACAAAATTTTTTGGAACATCAGTTTGGTAATGTCTCCATAGTAGCCACTCTGATGTCAGCTGTTTACAGTA CCACACCTATGTCAGCTGTTTATAGTG CAACCACTCTGACATCAGCTGTTCCCAATG CCACTATGACGTCAGTTGTTCCCAATG GTGCACCTTGTAAGAAGCAGAGAAGAAGATACGGAAACTGCAATGGGTGTCGAGCTACCAAGTGTGGTGTTTGCAACTTTTGTAGTAAACCTAGTTTGAAAAAACCATGTGTAAACAGAAAATGTACTAGTTTAGTGTAA
- the LOC136247140 gene encoding uncharacterized protein isoform X1, producing the protein MHVRELKELIVDMKVKAIENQDIHNYMQQNDYGIEDVCDSIIEHHQDNELQAMIDELRDFLNAIPRAMQPTSGTKSWTERREQLEQSWEDHRAKLFEDLMTSMALLPEMECSVCGDTNAAIIRCHQCWYSTMAYLCSLCDDGDHHNHPLHDREYWNGHYFSFIPPTQFSCPSSGNLIDTDSEDSCSKRKSNMLVL; encoded by the exons ATGCACGTAAGAGAGTTAAAAGAACTGATTGTGGACATGAAAGTCAAGGCGATCGAGAACCAAG ATattcataattatatgcaaCAAAATGACTACGGCATTGAAGATGTTTGTGATAGCATTATAGAACACCATCAAG ACAATGAACTCCAAGCAATGATAGATGAATTGAGGGATTTTCTTAATGCTATTCCTCGTGCAATGCAGCCTACCAGTGGAACTAAGAGTTGGACTGAAAGGAGGGAACAATTGGAGCAAAGCTGGGAGGATCATAGAGCTAAATTATTTGAAGATTTAATGACATCAATGGCATTGCTACCTGAAATG GAATGTTCAGTCTGTGGTGATACTAATGCAGCAATAATACGGTGCCATCAGTGTTGGTACTCAACGATGGCATACCTTTGTTCACTGTGTGATGACGGTGATCATCATAACCACCCTCTTCATGACAGAGAATATTGGAATGGGCACTACTTTTCATTTATTCCTCCCACACAGTTTTCTTGTCCTAGTAGTGGAAATTTAATTGACACTGATAG TGAGGACAGTTGCTCCAAGAGGAAATCCAACATGCTCGTATTGTAG
- the LOC136247140 gene encoding uncharacterized protein isoform X2, with translation MQQNDYGIEDVCDSIIEHHQDNELQAMIDELRDFLNAIPRAMQPTSGTKSWTERREQLEQSWEDHRAKLFEDLMTSMALLPEMECSVCGDTNAAIIRCHQCWYSTMAYLCSLCDDGDHHNHPLHDREYWNGHYFSFIPPTQFSCPSSGNLIDTDSEDSCSKRKSNMLVL, from the exons atgcaaCAAAATGACTACGGCATTGAAGATGTTTGTGATAGCATTATAGAACACCATCAAG ACAATGAACTCCAAGCAATGATAGATGAATTGAGGGATTTTCTTAATGCTATTCCTCGTGCAATGCAGCCTACCAGTGGAACTAAGAGTTGGACTGAAAGGAGGGAACAATTGGAGCAAAGCTGGGAGGATCATAGAGCTAAATTATTTGAAGATTTAATGACATCAATGGCATTGCTACCTGAAATG GAATGTTCAGTCTGTGGTGATACTAATGCAGCAATAATACGGTGCCATCAGTGTTGGTACTCAACGATGGCATACCTTTGTTCACTGTGTGATGACGGTGATCATCATAACCACCCTCTTCATGACAGAGAATATTGGAATGGGCACTACTTTTCATTTATTCCTCCCACACAGTTTTCTTGTCCTAGTAGTGGAAATTTAATTGACACTGATAG TGAGGACAGTTGCTCCAAGAGGAAATCCAACATGCTCGTATTGTAG
- the LOC136247140 gene encoding uncharacterized protein isoform X3, giving the protein MHVRELKELIVDMKVKAIENQDIHNYMQQNDYGIEDVCDSIIEHHQDNELQAMIDELRDFLNAIPRAMQPTSGTKSWTERREQLEQSWEDHRAKLFEDLMTSMALLPEM; this is encoded by the exons ATGCACGTAAGAGAGTTAAAAGAACTGATTGTGGACATGAAAGTCAAGGCGATCGAGAACCAAG ATattcataattatatgcaaCAAAATGACTACGGCATTGAAGATGTTTGTGATAGCATTATAGAACACCATCAAG ACAATGAACTCCAAGCAATGATAGATGAATTGAGGGATTTTCTTAATGCTATTCCTCGTGCAATGCAGCCTACCAGTGGAACTAAGAGTTGGACTGAAAGGAGGGAACAATTGGAGCAAAGCTGGGAGGATCATAGAGCTAAATTATTTGAAGATTTAATGACATCAATGGCATTGCTACCTGAAATG TGA